ACTTTGCATTAACTGAAGGAatatattatgtgaaaaagcAGCCCAGATCTCTGCAAGTTATTCAGCACTgtgatatttcaaatttttcattttgcaaTTGTGTCAAAATGACTAATGTGAGAAACTTTTCTGTGACCTGTGTATTGGCGAAAGGCAAAGACCGTggcaaagataaaaagaaacaaaaagtacaacatattgattataatgAGATGGAACAAGTTATTGATGTTAAAAAACTAACATCTCAATTTGAGAAGACaattgaaatcttaaaaaatgactttgtcaaaaatttatcaGTACGATCCAGTATGGGtgctattgaaaatttatctgtaaaatttgAAGGCAAAGATTACACATTGCAAGAGCTTGCACAAATCAGTCGTAAACCGAAACTAGTAGTGCTAAATGTATCTAGTTTTCCACAAGCTATTCCTGACATTCTGAAAAGTCTTATGAAAAATCAAATGAAGTTAAATCCACAACAAGATGGGACTACCATTTATATTCCTACTCCTaagtaagttttaaaattgctGTTCTTACTGGAAATGCTTTCAAACtccagttatttttattttttgcatttttcttatattttaatatatttaaactttatgtCATAAGAGAACtaaagtttcaaaatatttaaaaattaaattacgtcGATTctgatagttttattttttctttaaacattttcttaaaacATTTACATCTCTTCTTACAGAGTAACGAAGGAACACAGAGAAACCTTAtctaaaaatgcaaaaaatttttatgtgaaatgCTGCGAAAATATTAGAGAAATACGCAACAAGCAAATTAAGACAGTAAAACAAAAGGAAAAGTTAGCAAAAGATTTGGTATTTAGGATAGAAAACTATATAGATATTCTTAGCCATCAGTATACGAGTGAAGCTGAAGAAATGTTGgaagtaaaacaaaaagaattgTTAGGTGATtctgaataaatataacaaataaatatatacatacaaagtgtgtaaagaatatttaattatataataaaaaaaaaagtatacatatactcatttttataattttttatctcatatTTTGCTCCttctttaacattataatgatatgaattataaagagtcataattattaaatttatatttacaattacagttctaaatatattcacaattgctataataaaatatgtataaaatgttttatgtaaattttttttgtaaaatattttttatatacttttttctctgttcttttgtataaaatatttttcttaatagatacttttcttaattttatacattcatttattttaattgtaatatataaataaaataatacttaaaagaATTGCCATTTTAAGTTAGTCAACATTGTTTTCACAATCAACTtgtctaatatatattaaaagtgcCTTGCACAGAGTTTCTGTCGCAGTTTCTAAAACTTCTTTCGTATGAAAACCTATACTTATGCGTAAAAAATTCTTTGCTTCACCCGTGTATGAAAATCGAGTACCAGGTATGGCTGATACTTTATATTCTTCTTGACACCATTTGACAAATTTGGTGCCATCTAtacctttaaaaaaattttaattttacaataaatagagtaaatataattattgacagaaataatagaaaaataattgaagaacgatataattttgcgattattttagaattttgtcTTACaactgaatattttattttgtatttattcagacgcatgattaatatatttcatagtcattattatagaattaaaaaattcattataccTGTGGGAAGATGGATCCAAACGAAATAACCACCTCCTGGTCGCCGATACGAACAACAACTTGGCAGGAATCGATTCAAAGTTGTACAAAGCGTATCTAATCGTTCCTATATATCGAATAACTCTTATAGTC
This genomic window from Linepithema humile isolate Giens D197 chromosome 5, Lhum_UNIL_v1.0, whole genome shotgun sequence contains:
- the mRRF1 gene encoding ribosome-recycling factor, mitochondrial, yielding MLDNLNTILLLYCNYTKQSFVTIEKMGNIGILFTANIQLKSYAIISALRPMKNYLHHFALTEGIYYVKKQPRSLQVIQHCDISNFSFCNCVKMTNVRNFSVTCVLAKGKDRGKDKKKQKVQHIDYNEMEQVIDVKKLTSQFEKTIEILKNDFVKNLSVRSSMGAIENLSVKFEGKDYTLQELAQISRKPKLVVLNVSSFPQAIPDILKSLMKNQMKLNPQQDGTTIYIPTPKVTKEHRETLSKNAKNFYVKCCENIREIRNKQIKTVKQKEKLAKDLVFRIENYIDILSHQYTSEAEEMLEVKQKELLGDSE